DNA from Thunnus maccoyii chromosome 21, fThuMac1.1, whole genome shotgun sequence:
GTGTCCTGAGCTGCAGGTTGAAGTGTTTCTTTACATTCAAGTGGTCACATGACACAAACTGTACACAACAATAAGAACAAACCTGTAACTGAACATGTGATAAAACAGAGTCATGAACACGCCTGACACACGTGTGTGCTGTCGGCCCGAGGACGTCAAACTGACTGAACCCAAACGACCTTGACAGACAAATAAAAGTCATCTgataaaccaatcagaggagCCGCTGCAGTCTGACACAGCAGGGGGAGATGAGGGTCAGCTGACCGCTCTGCAGGTGTCTGGACACACCCACAGCCTTCTTCAAACATCCTCTTCCttgttttttgggtttgtttACTGTGTCCTGATTAGTCCAACCTGTCTGCCCTGCGTCCTCAGACCTGTCAATCACTGACATGTCCTCTGAAGCCCCGCCTCCGGCTTCGCTCTTCCTCGCGTGTTTGACTCCTAAGCCATGTGACTGCTCCTCTGACTCCAGGAGATATCTGATTGGTGGGCCAACCATCCTCCTCCTCGGTCTCTGCGGCTGCTCCGTCACCTCCTTTTTCAcgtcctcttcctctcctccatcttcttccTTCACACGGATTAgtttcacctcctcctcttcctctctcttcctcttcctccctccatctttttCCTGGCACCATTTTGTGGCAGgcgtctcctcctcttcttcttcatcttcttcttcacttgTCCCTCCATCTGTCCTGGCATCaacctcctgctgctgtttgacgACAGCAGCTCTGGCACCGCCTGCCTCCGCCCTGTTGCTGTGACAACTGCCTGTGTTGCTGTGGTGATGGTGGCGGTGGCGGTGCAGGGTGTTGCCGTGGTTCAACTCGTTGTGACTCTTTTTGCAGGCGACGATCAGACCGCACACCTGACCAAAGACAGGTAGCACACAGGTGGGTTATAATCACACTGTCAGAGTTACAGCTGAATCTatcagttgattaattgatcagtcgATGGACAGAAAACCAAACTAACTGCATTATCACTGCATGTAtttcaactcaaagctccactgaCGCTTTTCTTCTCACAAAACAGTGACCTCACTGTCAGAGACACTAAACTGTTATTCGATCTGTAATGTAGCTGTAATAAAACTCCAAACTGTTatacagtttaataaaataaacagtatttaatttAGACTAATGTGTTGATTTTAAtccatgtatatgtgtgtaaatgtggtgatatgtgTACATATGGAGCTCCAGAGGCAGCGCtgctgttctgtccagtaaaaacatgaagcttcagttTACATTCAAACTAATGttgcagctacaattgttagatttcatctgtgagaccaacatttatcttccagaaggaattatatcatatatctaAATGCTGCGGAGACATTAGAAGCAGCGGCGAATCAGCAAAGAGCTGCAGATCAGTTCATGGATCATGTTCTCCCCGGGATGACCACATGTTGACCGgccgatcatctcaggagtcgggctgctagcagctgagatgagcGGCTGGTCCAAACATCTCCCAACACATCCCAGCAGCTTTACAGACTGGAGTTACTTTTTCCGAATAAGTATGTCATACAGGTATTTTTTTATActgcagattttgttttgtttgctacACTTTGGCCAAACCAGTATGTGCTGCTGGTATAGTCACTGGTTTCCAGTTCAGCCTGAGTCATGTGAGATCATGTTTGGTGTTTGTGATGGTGAGGACTCACCTGACAGAGCTGCCACCATCTGTCCATCTCTACGTCCTCTGTGGACGCCTCCCTGCTGCTGGCTgtcctctgcagctcctcccTTGTGTCTGTCCAGATCCtaaactcctcctcctcctcctcctccccttcctcctcctccccctccccttcctccttctTCAGCCTCCTTTTCCTATTCACCCCTTTCGctctgctgtgattggctgctgacaGGTCATGTGACTGCTCCTCGGACTCTACCAGGTATCTGATTGGTGGACCGACAGTGTTCCTCCTCGGCCTCCCTGCCTGCTGcatctcctctttttttgtcttcaggGGTTTAATGATGACGCCTCCGTCCTCCCTCACCATCAACTTgtccttcctctcctgctcctcaCACCTCCTCTCGCCTTcgtcctcctccttcctcttttcctccccctcctccttctcctcctcctcttcctcctcctttttcttctcctccttctcttcctcctcctcctgatgatCCTTCCTGATGATCGGTCTTTTCATCTTCACCCCTTTCActctgctgtgattggctgctgacaGGTCATGTGACTGCTCCTCAGACTCCACCAGGTATCTGATCGGTGGACCAACAGTGTTTCTCCTCGGCCTCCCTGCCTcgtccttcttcttctcctcctcctccttcttcctctccttctcctccttcttcttttccttctcctcgtcttcctcctttttcttcttctcctccttctcttcctcctcctcctgatgatCCTTTGTCAGCCTCCCATTTAGCCTTTTCCTGTTCACCCCTTTCGCtttgctgtgattggctgctaaCAGGTCATGTGACTGCTCCTCGGACTCTACCAGGTATCTGATTGGTGGACCGACAGTGTTCCTCCTCGGCCTCCCtgcctcctccttcttcttctcctcctcctcctctgcctcctccttctcctcgtcctcctcctgctcctccttctcttcctcctcctcctgaggaTCCTTCTTCAGCTTCCCGATTGGTCTTTCCATCTTCACCCCTTTCGCTCTGCTGTGATTGGCTATTGACAGGTCATGTGACTGCTCCTCGGACTCTAACAGGTATCTGATTGGTGGACCGACAGTGTTCCTCCTCGGCCTCCCtgcctcctccttcttcttctcctcctcctcctctttcttctcctgttcctcctcttcctctttcttcttctcctcctcctcttcctctttcttcttctcctcctcttcctccttcttctcctcctcctcctcctcgtcctcctccttcttcttctcattcttctcctcctcctcctctttcttctcctcctcctcttcctcctcctccttcttcttctctttctccttcttctcctcctcctttttcttcttcttctccccctcctcctcctgatcctTCCTCAGCCTCTTGATCGGTCTATTCATCTTCACCCCTTTCGCTCTGCTGGGATTGGCTGCTGACAGGCCATGTGATTGCTCCTCAGACTCTACCAGGTATCTGATTGGTGGACCGACAGtcttcctcctcagcctccctgcctcctcctccttcttctcctccttctctttgcTGTCCTCTCTGGTGTGTTGGATTCGTCCTGTCTTGTCACGGCTCTTGTGTTGCCCTTCTTGTTGGATTGAAGgtgtctccctctcttctgattggtcgATGTCCTGACACCCACCGGGCTGCAACAGCTCCTCTTCGTCAGCCTTCATCCTCATCTTGCGGCGGTGGGCAGAGCTGCCAGGTTTCTTCGTGGTGCATTTGGTCGGTTTGAACATCAGCAGGTGTCTATCAGTCGCTGTCACTGCAGAAGAAGACACAACGAGATGCTGTCATTAAAGAGAcgcagtcaaagctcaaacgatggaaaccacagactgtatataaaaatggacGACGCGTCACATTTAACCAGACGCATACGCATTTaaccagatggtttgttacacagaaacatctgagaagtcgtcttCGGAacctgtttggaaaagggcggCACTTTCAAAAGATCCTTGGCAGGCGTTTGGATGGACCATCTGTCTATCCCCGTCTTACCTTGCCAGGCATCTGGATTCATGACACTGATTGGTTCGGTCACAAGTGCGTAACTTGAAGCCTGATGAGATGGATTCTCGTGTGAtctcatgaatccagctgcctcacgaGGTAAAGTCACATTTATCTTTCAGGTAGTGgaacaatgttttcctctgaagtagaaGGATACAGGTGCTTATTTTTTAAGTGCTTTGGAGGCATTTTGTAAGTTATTTCAGGGTACAATTACttagaatagtaacataatGCAATATGTTTCAGAACCTtgtggagttccacaaggttctgtccttggaccaattctattcaccttgtatatgcttcctttaggtaatattattaggaaacactccataaatcttcattgttatgcagatgatacccaattatatttataaatgaagccaaatgaaaccaatcagttaaacaaactccaagcatgccgtaaaatctagaatagaatttaaaatccttctcctcacctacaaagcctttaatggtcagacaccatcatatcttgaagagctcatagtaccgtattatcccactagaacactgcgctcccagtatgcagcttactggtggttcctacagtctttaaaagtagaatgggaggcagagccttcagctatcaggctcctctcctgaaTCTTCCAGATTcgggtccggggtgcagacaccctctctatgtttaagagtaggcttaaaactttcctttttgataaagcttatagttagggccgaccaggctcgccttggatcagcccttagttatgctgctataggcctagactgctgggggacttcccatgatgcactgagctcctctctcctcctcctcctcctcctcctctccatctgtatgcattcatgtaacatcaatgcatgtcactaacttggcttcttccccggagtttttgtGCTCTCTTGTCTCGCAGGAAACCCTAGGATGCAGACCAACTGCTGTCCAACGTGATGCTGCTGCTATTACTATTGTTATTAGTCATCTccgtgtctctccctctgtctttctctctcaacccaaccggtcaaggcagatggcgcCACCTAGagtccagttctgcttgaggtttcttcccgttaaaggggagtttttcctgctgctgctaatgCAGGAATGTTGGGTGTCTGTAGGTTTAAGTGtttggtctagacctgctctatgtggaaagagtcctgagataacttttgttgtgatttggtgctttataaataaaactgaattgaattgaaagtgAAGCAACCTACCGTTATCATGTTTTACTgagtcttcctcttcctcctcctcctcctcctcctcctcctcctcctcctcctcctcctcctcctcggccaggCGGGGGCTCAGAGGAGCGATGAGTCCAGGAGGAGGGGCAGACATGTCAGCAGGAGGAGAAGCCTCACGCTGCCATCCTGTGGTGGGGGACATGGCACACAGAGGCATGCTGGGTAGCAGCGTGGGAGTGTAGGGGGGGCAGAGCAGGTAGAGGACGGGGCCACTGGGCATCCTCTGTAAGCTGCAGTGCTGCAGCAGAGCGCCCCCTCCTGGTTCACCtgcttgtacacacacacacacacagactgataaACATCACTATAATAACCCATCTGATTAATACCAGGCAGTCTGATATCCTTTAAATCTTTACAGACTGGATTTTTACAAATTCAGCTGTTTACACAaatataattaaacataaatatatatatatatatatatatatatatatatatcaccaTTATGTACAAGCAAGTGggtgaaaacaacaacaagtgGACAACAGCATATAATGTCCACAgactgtgaactgtaaacaggatataaatagtGCAAAGTGTCCTGAATAAATACTGTCTGGGTAAAAAAAGTGATAATTTACTTTATACACATAGTGTATGTGGTTATATTcagtatatacatatgtatatattatgtattatgtactataatatgtaatttgtAGGTACAGCAGATGTTTTTAGGTTTACAGGCTGCACTGTAGAAGCAGATTTAGCCTACCTCACAGCTTTATGTCCTCAATTACAGGAATTTTGGGttgcagtattttctttttgaacTTCCGGTGTTCATCACATGCAGTTTTATAAATGATCGTCTGATTTAACTCTTCCTGAGTCTCACCTGTGAGTCTCCAGCTGATCCGTTGAGTCAGCAGGTCCACCTGGACGGTagcatctctcctctctgctgagtCGCTCTGGCAgcccacctccctcctctcctcccctgcACTCTCCCACTGACGGTCCAGTGACCCTGCACTCTCCCACTGACGGTCCAGTGACCCTGCACTCTCCCACTGACGGTCCAGCgatcccctctcctcctctggaCTCTCCCACTGGCAgcccacctccctcctctcctcctctggaCTCTCCCACTGACAgcccacctccctcctcctcaccacctcctcctcctcctccctctgctcacTCTCCTGGATCATCTGCACAACCACAAAACAGCCAAGACACCAAGTTCAGTCTGGACCGACTCCACTGACATCATAAATAATGATgacatatttataaaataaagcaatacTGATATTTAATGAGTGAGGATTTCATGTGGACACTgttcaaatatattttcttaatgACAGTGATCCTGTAACTCACTTATGTTCACTTTGTttcatacttccactccaccacaTCTCAGAGGatcattttgtactttttactgcactacattcatctgacagctggagttactttacagattaagattttatacACAATCTCTTTATCAAATAGTTTTCATCTGTAAATGATTGATAAAAGTCTacttttccttaaaaaaaagattaaaattaaCTTGAGAGCAAAttgcatctttctctcttttgtaaccaaatgtaaacattttgttA
Protein-coding regions in this window:
- the LOC121888130 gene encoding sarcoplasmic reticulum histidine-rich calcium-binding protein-like, which produces MDRWWQLCQVCGLIVACKKSHNELNHGNTLHRHRHHHHSNTGSCHSNRAEAGGARAAVVKQQQEVDARTDGGTSEEEDEEEEEETPATKWCQEKDGGRKRKREEEEEVKLIRVKEEDGGEEEDVKKEVTEQPQRPRRRMVGPPIRYLLESEEQSHGLGVKHARKSEAGGGASEDMSVIDRSEDAGQTGWTNQDTVNKPKKQGRGCLKKAVGVSRHLQSGQLTLISPCCVRLQRLL